From the genome of Astyanax mexicanus isolate ESR-SI-001 chromosome 3, AstMex3_surface, whole genome shotgun sequence:
CAACGAAGAACAGGATGAAGCAGACCAGAGGGAACATGTTAACCAGCCACTAACAGGAATCACATGATCTCTCAACACtgttaataaacaaattaaaaccaCTTCAGCTACTTTAAGGAGATCCCAAACAgtttataaaaaattaagataaagTTTTTAGCTCTGTCTGTAGGAAAGAAGGTGAGAGTGGACTTACCATATGGCTTTCGAGGCTTCTTGCGTAGACACATCATAACGTAGCGCTCTAGTTCCCGTAGCGTAGATGGCTTCAGGGTTTCAAAGTCTATTTCAATTTCCTCAGGGTTGGTGTCACGCAGTGAGGGCTCGCGTGATTGAATGATGTGTACAACACGTCCAAGCTTCTCGCCAGGGAGCTTGTTGATGTCTAGGCTCAGCTGCCGCTTTTCATCGTAGCTCATGGGGCCgttctcttcctcttcttctgaaTCGTAATGGGGAGGAAAAATTGGGGCTTGAGGGACAACAGGTGCTTGAGACTTCTTTGAGGATCTGAAAAGGAAGAAAAGGACTTAATGAATTTCATACTTTGTAAAGAGCATGGGCTTATAATACTTCTGACATATGTGCTCACAGCACATGATAAAATTTTATATTGTATACATTATTTTTGGTGCTTTCATTTCCTTTGTCAAAAATAAATAAGGACCTAATATTTAATAAAACCTACTTGCTCTTGCTCTTGCTGCTCTTCTTGCTAGTTGCCTTCTTGCTTTGTGTGGACGATGCAGCTGCCTTgctgttacttttattttttgttggctTTTTGGTTGTGATTTTTGGGGCCTTGGGGGGTCGGATGACCACCTCCTCAGTCACCACAGCCTTGCTTCGCTTGTGCTTTTcggtcttctttttcttcttcttgtctttcttctccttctttttctttggCTTGATGATCGGGTCAGAGGAGAGAGCAGCCAGCTGCTCATGCACTGCCCTCAGCTGtttaggtaaaaaaaagaaaaaaagaaaaaaattaacatcTCTTAAATCAAGCCAGTCTTATTTTAAGGTTTGCCTGCTTTTTTTTGCCTTCATGCAGTCAGGTAAAATCCTAATATGATCTGATTACTGAAAACACTTGCTGATGCAAGCTGTAAACCATCTCTAAATAACAAAAATTATGTAGATATCCCTACTAATTTGTGGATTTATCAAGAATACAGGCCTTCAGTCTGCACATACAGAAACCTGTATAAAATCTCCAAAGAAACACCCTTTCATTGGAACAGGGCTCTCTTTAGCAGCCCCACATGAATCAGCATGGCCAGTACCAAGCTAGTGGACTGAGTTGCAGTGGGGGTTGTTATCTTTGGAGTGAAGGAGCATCACTAAATGAATTCATGAATAACAGAGTTTTAGATTAAAATTTCTAGATTACAAACATCAGTACCGGACTTAATCATTGCATCTGTGGTTGAACGCAATTCAACACCATTGTAAATGTTACAACTTCTAATGTAGGCTTTTAAGACTAGCACAGATTCTAGCAATATGGGAATGGGGTTATGGAACCTGGTTGTGGatggtttcttctaaaatcaagttTATTAAGAGAGTCCTGCTTTTTTGACAGTTTGAATTATTGATTTGTTTGAttgagggtttgattgcattcaacaacaAAAGCATTATTAAGGTGATAGGATGTTGGATGGTCACCACCCCACTTATCCCAGAAGAACTGGGTGGAGCATATTCATATTACCTAAGCTCAGGCTTTAGACTGCTCTAGCCAACACCTGGAATTaggtaatatgtaatatgttcaTAATATGTTCATGAAGTGTTATTATCAGTTTCTACCTGCTCCTGAAGCTGTGCCAAACGGTGTGCTCGTTCCTCCTCACTGTCTGAGCTGGCctcactttcactttcactgcTCGCTTCACTCtctgatgatgaagatgaggaagaagaggaggatgatgaggagcGGCTGCCTAGTTCCTCACCCAAGGATGCAGGGGGTGCAGAATCCAGCGGCTCATCTGGCATTTTGGCAAACTGGAACTCAAAGATATCCTAAAATATAAATTAAGAAAATGTTAAGACAATGTTAAATATTTAGTAGTAATAGCTTACTGCTACTCAAGATGACATATTCTGAAGAAAGCATTTTTGCCAAAACCAAACCTGAAAAAAAACTGTCAAAGGTCAGACACTGAATACTGTTTTCATTAATTTCACGTTTAAGAGAGACACTAATGTGCATGTGGAATGCTCTATATTTGGTGGTGACTTGGGTTTCTGACCTAACATATGGCACCCAAGGGCCACACTAAACATACAACTGTGTGGATAGTGAAGTCATCTTTAACACTCCTTATCTGTGTCTTTATGATAACAAATGTAAATCGCCAGCTTTTAAGTCCaccaaactatttaatttatagtTCTGCTTGAACAATGTACATTTAGTGGCACAGGTGTTGTAGCCACAATTTCTTTACCCATGTCACCATGTGCGGTGtaatgtaaaacagaagtcactgTTCAGTTTAAACTATGGTTTAGAATTCACAGCTTGGTgaaagtactgtactgtacaatgATACAGACAAATGGTGCTATGCGTGTTAACATTGGTTTACAGCTTAAGGAAGCACATacacacccccccccaccccagaACTTATACAAAGCTTTCATATTCATCTGTCCATTATGCTGTGAACAGGCCAATTACTTTTTAATACTTAAACACCAAATCTGATTAAACAAGATGTCTGATAAAACATACAGATGTGTAGGGACCCTGGAATATGCACATTACCTGTAGTCGTCTGGCCATAGCCACCACTTCATGGTCAGGAGGGTTGTACTTATAACAGTTGGAAAACATCAATCTGATGTCTGCTGCAAACTGTAATGCTTCTGTGTACTCCCGCTTATCCATTTTTTTCTGcaaagtagaacatttgttttaaTTATGATTGCTAAAACATGGTTCTGTATTACTACCATATAAagtaaatatctaaaataacaaagataacaCTATAGTACCTTTATTGTGCTGAGGTCCATTGGATTTTTGATAATCTCATGGTAGTCAAGAATCCCCAGCGATAATGCATCTACCGGCTTGTAGAAAGGCCATGCATACGTTATATGCTTCTTTGACAGCAGTTCTTTTAGAATCTCATTACAGTAGCGCAGCTGCTGACTAAGCTTCACCCGTCGCATTTGCTGATCCTGAGAGTCCGGTAGGTCTTTCCGAGGTGGCTTGATTGGCCGGCCACTGCCTCCACGTCGTGCAGGGGCTTTCCCTCCAACCAGGCCTACATTACAGCCCATGCTCAGGCTTATTGCTCTGTTGGCATTGACCCCAAGGACAGAGTGGTTGAGCAAGGATTCTTCCCCACTACACATACCTAAGCCCATTCCCCCAACACCAATGCTGAGGGACATGGCGGTGGTTGTAGGGGTGGTGGTGTCAGCCTTTCGCTTGACTCCCTTTTTCtgaacagaagaaaaagaaaagataaggACTGTGCTGTGATAAATTGTACCAAAACTATGGTCTGCTGTGTTGTGTAAAGTTATTTAAATTATGACACTAAAATCACTTACCTTTGCTGTAGGCTGAGTTGGGGGTAGACCCAACAATGTAGGGGCACTGTGGGCAGTGGGAGGCAGACTCTTGGCCATCAACATTTGTGGTGGGGCAGAGAGAAATAAGTCGGGAGTGTCTGGTGTTTGGGGAGAGTAAGCAGGCTGTGACACTGACGATACAGCTGGAACCTGGTGAGCTGTTGTTAACCCTCCTGAAACTGGAGAAAAAGTAACGTCAAAGAAcaatttttggtacatttttggtcCCCCAAATTGC
Proteins encoded in this window:
- the brd2a gene encoding bromodomain-containing protein 2a, translated to METAISPPLDSSMAGSNMGVQGVTMMELPVAGAGKRIRKPSLLYEGFEGPVLSQAPTSGPHKPPTQDPSREGRVTNQLQFLLKSVTKLLWRHQFAWPFHEPVDAVKLNLPDYHKIIKEPMDMGTIRKRLENNYYRSATECLQDFNTMFTNCYIYNKPTDDIVMMAQCLEKAFLQKVAQMPSEEVELPRPVPRGKTGKPSKGRKTPISGGLTTAHQVPAVSSVSQPAYSPQTPDTPDLFLSAPPQMLMAKSLPPTAHSAPTLLGLPPTQPTAKKKGVKRKADTTTPTTTAMSLSIGVGGMGLGMCSGEESLLNHSVLGVNANRAISLSMGCNVGLVGGKAPARRGGSGRPIKPPRKDLPDSQDQQMRRVKLSQQLRYCNEILKELLSKKHITYAWPFYKPVDALSLGILDYHEIIKNPMDLSTIKKKMDKREYTEALQFAADIRLMFSNCYKYNPPDHEVVAMARRLQDIFEFQFAKMPDEPLDSAPPASLGEELGSRSSSSSSSSSSSSSESEASSESESEASSDSEEERAHRLAQLQEQLRAVHEQLAALSSDPIIKPKKKKEKKDKKKKKKTEKHKRSKAVVTEEVVIRPPKAPKITTKKPTKNKSNSKAAASSTQSKKATSKKSSKSKSKSSKKSQAPVVPQAPIFPPHYDSEEEEENGPMSYDEKRQLSLDINKLPGEKLGRVVHIIQSREPSLRDTNPEEIEIDFETLKPSTLRELERYVMMCLRKKPRKPYVAKKEGMGKSREELALEKKRELEKRLQDVSGQLNSAKKPPKTKVEKPSVVEPNAQASRLSESSSSSDSSSSSSSSSDTSDSDSG